A single Blastopirellula retiformator DNA region contains:
- a CDS encoding dihydrodipicolinate synthase family protein, with amino-acid sequence MATNHLIPRRTILKQAIGGASGLMAAAALPNLLAADETSPEKVAPDPKVCGPFPILSTPYAEDGEVDYDVLAQEAKFVAWAGTPGMIWPQSGDSIDLLTADEKRNGMEVLAETTRGSATALCLGVQGNDTAEMLQFAAHAEKLNPTAIISRPPDSGKTEEDLRQYWRALAQVATRPVILQTTGGVAYKGPLPSPKLMIELAAEFPHFGYIKEEAGDVLERMKTSLAARPPVRRVFSARGGFHWLEESRLGSEGVITERAAYADLLTEIWSLQQSGDDPEKLEEMFGKFIQMVKVKPGGLRDANLYIWKKRGVFKNLLSRVYGPNKSIPTTPILTEFKMNNEKVAEVEARFAALKPYLKEVSPDLSQPS; translated from the coding sequence ATGGCGACCAATCATCTCATCCCCCGCCGAACCATCTTGAAGCAGGCCATCGGAGGAGCATCCGGCCTGATGGCGGCAGCGGCGCTGCCCAATTTGCTGGCGGCTGACGAAACTAGTCCAGAAAAAGTCGCGCCCGATCCGAAGGTTTGCGGGCCATTTCCGATCCTCTCGACCCCTTACGCCGAAGATGGCGAGGTCGACTACGACGTCTTGGCGCAAGAGGCGAAGTTCGTCGCCTGGGCGGGAACGCCCGGCATGATTTGGCCGCAGTCGGGCGACAGCATCGATCTCTTGACCGCTGACGAAAAGCGGAACGGAATGGAGGTGCTGGCCGAAACGACGCGCGGGTCAGCCACAGCGCTGTGTTTGGGCGTTCAGGGAAATGACACCGCCGAGATGCTGCAGTTTGCTGCGCATGCGGAAAAGCTGAACCCGACGGCGATCATCTCGCGACCGCCTGACTCCGGAAAGACCGAAGAGGACCTGCGGCAGTATTGGCGGGCGCTGGCTCAAGTGGCGACCCGACCGGTGATTCTGCAAACGACCGGCGGCGTCGCTTACAAGGGACCGCTACCGTCGCCCAAGTTGATGATCGAATTGGCCGCCGAGTTTCCTCACTTCGGCTACATCAAAGAAGAAGCAGGCGATGTGCTGGAGCGGATGAAAACTTCCTTGGCGGCACGTCCGCCGGTGCGCCGCGTCTTTAGCGCTCGCGGCGGTTTCCATTGGCTGGAAGAATCGCGTCTCGGCTCGGAGGGAGTGATTACCGAGCGGGCCGCCTATGCTGACTTGCTAACGGAAATCTGGAGCCTGCAGCAAAGCGGCGATGATCCCGAAAAGCTGGAGGAGATGTTCGGCAAGTTCATTCAGATGGTCAAAGTGAAGCCGGGCGGCCTACGCGACGCGAACCTGTACATCTGGAAAAAGCGGGGCGTCTTTAAGAATCTCCTCTCGCGCGTCTATGGTCCCAACAAGTCGATCCCAACGACGCCGATCTTGACGGAATTCAAAATGAACAACGAAAAGGTCGCCGAAGTGGAAGCGCGGTTCGCCGCGTTGAAACCGTATCTAAAGGAAGTTTCGCCCGACCTGTCGCAGCCGTCATAG